AGgctctgttatttttatttattttcttttgatataatttttcactaattttgaaaacGACCTAGGTTTTCTcaggtgtttttattttatgttctttattGGATATACTTttggttaattaatattaaattggttggaaattaagcttcttgattcAGCTTGGGTCTAGGATTTAATGAGTTGTAAGTGTGAGATATTAGCTTAAGTTTAAAAGGTTCGTCCGAATTTGtttggtttattattttttctttttttaagctgattttttttaaatttcattatttaaaatttaaatcattagtgATTAGGCTtcgttttttctttatcttccttctatttgatgtttttcaaaattttaaaatgacatGGTTGTCTtggatctttttatttgttgttttttattggatatatttttgtaagttttctaaatcaatttttttttcttgattttatcttttaatattgtattggttgagaattaattttattttttggttccaTCATTCAAAGTTAGGTTTTCTTGATAATAGGCTTCATGATTTACTtcgattttctttctattcGTTCATCTTGATCCCATCTCATAGATCACAGGTTTTGTAAGTTGGTTTTAGTTGGCTTGATTTTTTAGGGTCgctcttttaaaattttaatatttttacaccATGTCCTTCAATGTTAGATTGTTTTGGAATTGAGCTACGTGTTGTTTTTCAGTTTGCTTTCTATTCGATTGTCTTATTCACATGATCCGAACAAGAgtatttattcttgtttttatatgataaatactctacgaataaaaatagaaatatttaaaaaatagaaattataaactttttattgGATGATGTAGGAGGTATATACATCTCAATATTAGAAGCAGACTTCTAATCATATATCGTTCAACATAAAGTTATGAGAAATTGAGAATTTGTAGGGCAGCTTATTTATTCAAAGCACAGTTCTGTCTGTGTATGCCATTAGATTTTCATGGCATCGATGAACGGAACCTCCAGCTTTCGATTGAAGAAGCATCCGATATACTCTTCCACGGTGACAGTCTTGTATAAAGGTGGACTTCCGAGCTTAATTAGTTCTTTGGCAGGACCAACTTTGAAAGATAAGTTAGGATAGCAGAAGGTAACTATGGATCGTCTCTCCATTGATTTGTTAACCACTGCTCTGTGCTCCGGTGCTTTGTATAGCCCATTGCTTAATATCTgcattattcaattaaattatctaaCTATACATCTCATAATCAATTCATTAGAGCACAACTCGAAAAAAAATCTACTTTCCGATTTTATGCATATTATGTTTCGCACCGAACAAACACGCATGAGATCAGTTTAGACCCTTTTCTTCAGttgatatgaaatattttacTCACATAAACACCTGGTATAATTATTTACTTACCTCTGTGATCTGCCCCATGTTTACAACAATGGCACCATCTAAAGGTTCAACAAAAATCCAATGATCATCCTTTAGAACCTGCAATCCAGGTGTATCTCCACAGTCAAGCAAAAGAGCGAAGCCAGGGATGTCAACATGTGGGGTTAGCCCCATAACTCTTTCAGGTTGAGGACAAGGTGGGTAGTAATTCATCCTTATTTGATATTGTCCTTCTTCATAAGCATTGTAGAGCTCTTGACTCTCAATCTCAAGCCCCATGGCCATGAATCTTGTTAAGGCAACAGCAATTTGCCTCATGTCTTGAGAATACCTGTCCAAGGATTCCCTGATAGACAAAATGTACTTTGTTTAGTTAATCATCAAGACACTCAACAGCAGTAACTTGGTGATGCTAACTAGTTGCTAGTACCTGAATTTTGGAGGGTTTTCGGGCCAGATTTCAAGGTTTCTGTCTTCAATGGGAAGAGCTTTGAGGAAAATCATGTCATTCCATTCaagcttttgttcttttgagGTCACAAATGCTTGACCATAGCCTTCAAGGCTTCCTGGTTTCTGTGCCCAGCGTTTCTTCTCTTTTAAGGGAAGGTCAAAGAACTCTTGAGTTTGCTTGTTCATGTTTCTCAGTGATTCGTCTGAAACTCCATGGTTTATTAACTGCAAAATCATATCATTACGTTcagagaccttttttttttttatacggtATATTACTTTGTTAGGTTATGTATAACAACACTTTTCTAGTTGATCAAGactcaattaataataataataaaaaaaaaaaaacttatctttAGAGGCTAGTAGCATCAGCCGTATGATCTCTtgagagaaaaatcaaatctCTAGCAGCTTAAACTAACAATTTAGTTCGATTACTTTCTGATGTGACCATTGAAAAATGAGAGATTTGCCTTTATAGATCTAATACAAACACTTAATAATTATGTAACCATTATAAGATAGATCACTTTCAAGATATTCAAGCACGAGAttcaattttaagattttgtttatttattttgaacatcGGTGCGCACTAATTAAGCAAGATCGAATTCCTTGTTGATCACGACTTGAAGTTAACATCAGCATCCTCAAAAGTCATACTACAGACAAATTAATCTTGTAATGCTTCTTCAGCCTTTCTTCAACGTTTTCCAGCTGGGCAATAAGAACAGTAAAACAAATCGAACTTTGACCATTTGCTATCGAAATTGTCAGTAAATGTTGTCAGCACTGCAGACATATCGCTCACATAGCTTAATTTTATTAGTACATGGTTCAAAGCTATCCTTTGCTGACTTTTGAAAACTTCAAATTGTTAACAAGTAGGTAATAGATTTCAATCGATGCAGTTTGACTTGAGATAAAGAGTTTAAATTAAGAGCAGTTATTTCATAAGGCAAATTATTAATTACAATcaaatatatagtaattttGACAATGGAGCTTAATGACGACAAACACATTTTGCATATGATCACTACAAATCTACAATGTTGAGATCGTTCACATAAGTCAGATATAAGTCAGATAAAACTCAAGTTTTATAGTTTTCAGGATAGTTCGTGGatggaatttttatttgtatttgaaaaTGAAGGCAATATTTGCATCTCCCTCCCTCGGATTTTGTTACCATGCTCTCTCCAGTAAGAACATAGAACTTGGATTACAACAAGCTAAAGAACCAGATAGTTTAAGAAGAGAACAAATTATCCAATATGTGTTCTCTCCCACCTCTTGTCTCAAGCTCGGATTCAATAATATTCCTCCTTCCGGTgctgtatatatatatcactttattttcacttttcattaaAACATTATCCAcgttcatgaaataaaaaaaataaaattaaaagctaTGATTGGTCGGTTCTATTTCTTGATGGGAAAAAGGAAGGGAAATAACTCACATGCTGGAGTGTGCAACATGTTTGAATATACACACTGCTCATGCATGTTAGAACTTGTATATTAATTGCCTAGTTTTACGTTACCTGAAATATGCCCCATTCTTTGCAAGCAGCATGAAACTTTTGAAGCTCTGTCTCTTGAGACTCTGAATCGACCAGCTTGGCCATATCAATCAACGGCACACGGAGAGTTTTGTCGGAGGGAACGGTGCCGATGATGCTGTCCATGTCGTCTCTTGTGTATCTAGATGGCACGGTCTCAAGTTTCAGGCTGGCAAGCTCCTGTACACTCGGAACAGGGATAGAAGATTCAAGATTCTTTGGTTCCAGGCCCATTATCTTTCCAAAATCAATTCTCAGAtagtgaacaaaatgatttgtgtTGCTGCTGGATCAAGTAAGAACTGATATTTAGCAAGATCTAGATTCATACTTTGAGGCTAAAGAGATACCTTTATACACAAGGGAGAAGCGACCacggaaaaaaatatattaatctattaattaattaaccacCACTTGATCAATTGCGTTGACCatccattaattaatattgggTGTCATCAATTTCCTTCATAACAGTATACAACTATATATCATTCATTCAATTTATAACAGTACTCTGTGTGTGTGGGGGGGCTTAATACTttggaaatagaaaaaaaaatgaatatctagacaaattattttttctataatatctCTTAGGTTTGAGGCTACTTTATTGGTAGTCTTCCTCCAATCgtttttaatatacattttttcttatattttttaggcTCTAAGTAGAGATTTTCGataatctgtttattttattttgttagatttttttattctcttgcttgttgttacttttttttttaatgctctaaatagaaattttagatgtgtttttatttttattttacattttagtttACGAAATTAAATATTAGTGTAATTAATCGATTCAACAACTAAGCCtctgaatttttattttctagttcaagatgatgatgatgatgatgataataataataataataataataataataataataataataagatatcTTTAGTAGCAGAAACAAATCTCTAGGAACTTAAACCATTTAGTTTGGATTACTCATTTCACtattgaaaattagaaaattgcctttattgatttaataataatgatgttataaaattcaatatgtTCAAGAATAAGATTTTTGAGTGTTTGAATAATGAATAATTACATGTTCATGTCAATATTCCTTTCTTCAGAGCTCACTAAGTTGATGGTTGGTGGTAGAAAATTTAACACctacaaaacaattattttttgtgaggTTTAGGAATTCTCTGATAATAAAGTTAGtgatttttaataagaaattgcaataaataaaaaatgggcTTTAAATCTTAAGAATgagagtatttgtttttgttcttgttttcgTTAAACTGTATTTAGATAATAGAAATTGTGAACCCTTTACTTGAGCGGTTCAGAAGTTGCATATAGCCTCTGAATCTTATCAAGTTACTTGAATGGAGGGGTTAAAGTGTTATTTTTTCCTAATAGTATtgatgagagataaatattccttacacaatattaatattaatggaaATATGGTAGTCTCTTAAGAGACTTAAACATTTAGGAGGTGTAGGAAGATAATTATTCTTGacttttagtattttatatcaagagccataaaaataaacaaataaagtcTCATGACCCAACATGAGACCTACAATGATCGTCAGTTCCATACTTGGACTTGAAATGATGCCAAACTCAAGGGTAATAAGTCTGAAAGCTTTGTCAGACCAACATGTATTTGAGCTCAACGTGTAGTGAACACAGGGATATTGGGTCTGACAGCTCGTCAGACCCACATGTAATTGGGCTTAACATATAGCTAAACTCAAGGATATTAAGTATGCCTGCTCGTCAGACCTACATTTACTTAGGCTCAGCACATGGTTGAACCCAAGGTTATTGGTTTTAGCAGCTTACCAGATCCACATGTATTTGGTCTCAACGCGTAGTTGAACCCAAAGGTGGTGGATCTAATAACTCTCCAGACTCATATATATTTAGACTCAGCATGTAGCTGAACCCAATGATATTAGGTTTTAAAGCTTGCTAAACCCATATGTATTTAGGTTTAGCAAGTAGTTGAACCCGATGATATTGGGTCTGGCAGGTCACCAGACTGAGATGTATTTGGGCTCAGTATGGATAAACCTAAGGGTGTTGGGTATGGCAACTTATTAGACCCAAATGTACTTAGGCTCAACATGTAGCTAAACCGAATGATGTTGGGTCTAGTAACTTGTCACACCCACATATACTCGGGCTCAGCATGTAACAGAACCCAAACATATTAGGTCTGACATCTTGCCAGACTCACATGTACTTAGGTTCAGCACGTAGCTGAACTCAAGGACGTTGAGTCTAGCAACTCTTCAAACCCAAATGTACTTGAGCTCAACATGTAGCTGAATCCAATGATGTTGGGTGTGACAACTCGTCAAACTCACATGTACTCGGGCTCAACACGTATTTAAACGCAATGATGTTGGGTCTAGCAACTTGTCATACCCACATGTACTCGGATTTAACACGTAGCTGAACCCAAACATGTTAGGTGTGACATCTTGCTAGACCCATATGTACTTGAGTTTAATGTATAGTTGAAcccaaggatgttgggtctgACAGCTTGTCATACCCAAATATACTCGAGCTCAACATGTAGCCGAATCCAATGATGTTGGGTTTGACAACTCATCAGACTCACATGTACTTGTGCTCAACACGTAGTTGAACCCAACCATGTCGAGTCTGACAACTCGCTAGATCCATACGTATTTGGACTCAACATGTAGTTGAATCCAAGGATGTTAGGTCTGGTTATTTGCAAAACTCATATGTACATGAGCTCAGCACAACGTATTTGGACTCGATATGTAGTTAAACCTAAAGATGTTGAGTCTGCTTACTTGTCAAATTCATATGTACATGGACTTAGTGTGAAGCTAAACTTAAGAATATTGGATTTGGAAGAAAGTTAAACGCATATCATTTAGGTTTGATATTCTACTCAACCTATGCATGTTAGATTATCACTCGGCGTttaactcttttatatatatatatatatatatacattctcTCTTCGATCAAATAACTCCATTACCTTGTATACTTGTTAACAATTTTAAAGTGTGCAAAAGTCAGTGAAGGATGGTTTCTTGCGACCTTGCTCACCGATGCTCAAAATAAAACGAATATATAAATGATTATTAAATGAACATCGCTGAGCAAGGTAGCAATTAGCCATCCTTGACTGACCTTTGCACTTTAAAATTGTTAACAAGTATACAACAATTTAAATAGAGTTCAGCTGATGCAATTTGACGAAAGATAAAGCGTACAAAAAccacttatttttattaattataataaaaaaaatcgtaaTTTTGACGAAAAACACATTTTGAATATCTATATATTGTCATAGTCATGACCGCActgttatttttgtaattaatttggtCATATATAAGGGAGAAGCCATCAcggaaaatatattaatcaagtatgtttaatttgaaaaaaaaaataatacatcaattttttttttaattttttgataattataaagtgttgatataaaaaattaaaaaacaaatctacaaaaaattattttaatatattaaaaaaatatatttttaaagaataacatatattacaataccaaacatttgtaattttcttGGTAACAGTATACAACGAGACCATTCATTCAATGGTGGTGTGAGTAATCAACAAtggtaaatatataaattaaatataaaatacttatttttaaatagattttttattgatgtagACAAATAACGACACCTAGTATATGCTAAAAAACAGGTTATTTTACATAAACAAACGGAATCTTGACTTTGAACTATCTAGTACACGTTTCTCCACCAAAAAATTGTTGGTCTTGTTTCTCTGAGCTaccatttttggatttttaaccTAGAAAACAGGAACAGAAGCCTGGACAAACGGCGTGAATGGCATCCATCTTCCACCATGGATAAATCATGGGATGGGCTTACAGATTCCAACAACTAAAGATCCAAGAATCCCATAATCCGGGCTGAGAATTTCAGACCAAGATCtgttagtttgttttctttttatgacgAAACAGTAAGCCCAAGTTATTGGACCCCAGCTTAAGAACACACACAGAGTCCTCTCCTCTGGCACATGGCTGGCTCCTTGTTACAAGACAGAGAACAAACACTAACGGATTTCAAAATCCACTGTAAACTAAATAACACctgtttaataatttatttcaagtccgttttttttttttctaatttttaatttttgaggaaaaaaggggaaaaaataatcaaaatcacaGTCTGTAAGCTCAGAGTCTATCCGTCAGCTAAAGAGGATGATAAATCTTTCCAGTTTCTGCATCTTAAACGGCATCGTATTCAGTTCTTAAGCTAATTATTTAGTGTTCTAAAAATCTCTGCAGCCAAATCCCACTAGTGGCTTTGAAATTTAGGGCTTGTTTTGCGGTGGCGCTGAGCTAAAGGAGTTTTGTTTTGGGTATCAAAGCTGGCTATGGATTACGAGCCTTACGATAGCAGTGGTGAGCTTCTACCTGCAAAGATCAAAcctttttgtgtttctttatatgggtttttgttaaaaaaaaatatatctctaGTGAGTTTCTTAGAGGGTTaaataatgggttttttttattgattagggttagggtttgctTGAATTTTGATATGTAAACTGTTGGGTTTTAATGAGGTGTTTGCaaattgattggtttttttttttttttggaggaaaAAGATGGCATTTTTTAGATAGGAAGtgtgagattttgtttttgaaagatattgttttttgagGTTTATTTGATGTTTGAATTGGTATCATTCAGGCAATAGTGAGGTCTGATGGTAATTATGATTGGTATTGGagtgttattttattcaagttaaGTGGGAATTGTACTTTTGAAAGTATAGTTTTCGCAAGTTGTGCTTTGGTAATTGAAGTTTGTTGGATTTTGGTGATGGGCAGTAGTGTTTTGGGTGTTCTTGAATGTTCTTTTGAGTGTTGAAATTAGAAACTTTAGTTATAAATAGCAAGCTTGAGCAACTTAAAGAGTGTAACTTTCTGCCTTTGGAGTTGTAGCATTTGGGTGTGCTGCAGAGAGATTAAACAAAATGATGCACTGTTTTGGTATCGGCATTTTGTTTGCTTTTGAACACTGTTGAATGTCAACTTCAAAATACATGCGAGCTTTTAGCAGTTGTTGATATGCAAGTAGCTGAATACCCTATCATGCCATTGATTACACTTTGAATATGGATTTTGTTTCCTAGCTTTGGGTTTCTTTTATAATGTTAGTACTCTGCAATTCAAATCTTTCTTTAAACCTGAGCTTTTTATCTTCTGGAAATTCCCTTCATGTAACTTTCATCTGGAATTTGTGCtgtcaatgaataaaatataatatgggctttgatttttgaaaacctTGCCACTGATTGTTTTATAAAGCAAagcttagaattttttattcaacaaacTTGATACTAAATGGTAGAGAAAACCTGAATGCAATTCAGTGATATTGTGGTAATGACCTTCAATGAATCTTCTCTAATTCCAAACAAAATCATTTGGAGGCACAAGCTGCCAAAATTATCAAGATTCTTGAATCTTTAGAAATAAGGGCATCAGCCCTCATGGAATTCATGTTGGTGATGCTTCCAGTTGTGAGAAAGGCTTTGTGCATGGACCTTGCACTTTCAATGATTAAATACCTTATTTAAAGCCTCTTTCAAGTCATTTTATAATCCTGTTTTTGACTTTGCTGGATTCCAGGAACTGATGATGATCTTCCCCCGTCACATCAAAACAGAATTCCCAGAGGGGGTCGTGTGGCAGGGAATGGAAGACCAGTTGGAGGTTCAGTCCCTTATCCTAGAATGTATGGTGAAACTGATATGGAGACTCAAATTCACCAACTTGAGCAAGAAGCATACAGTTCAGTTCTAAGAGCATTTAAAGCACAAGCTGATGCCATCACTTGGGTACTTCTTGTCATAATATTTTTGTGAATTCTAATAACTTTAAATTTGTCCCATCGGGTTTAAATTAACAGCTACATTATATCTATTTTCTTCAGGAGAAGGAAAGCTTGATAACAGAGCTTAGAAAGGAGTTGAGATTGTCTAATGAGGAGCACCGAGAGCTTCTTGCTCGGGTTAATGCAGATGATGTAATACGGAGGATAAGGTATGATTGGATGATGAAGCaatcttttctttactttgCAAATGAAACCCCTTTTGTTTGATCAGAGCaggtattggttttttttttttttttttttgtatttaatgtgTATGATTTTGGGCAATGCCATTAGGGAATGGAGACAGGCAGGTGGGCATCAATCTGGCATGCTCACTACAGGTCAAGCTGTTCATGATCCAATACCTAGCCCTACTGTCTCTGCATCTCGCAAGAAACAGAAGATGACATCGTCAATACCTTCTCAGTCCTTTGTTGGGCCTTCTCCATCATTTCACCCACCAGCAGTGTCTGCATCGCACCAGCCATCTTCATCTGCTGCTAAACGTGGACCGGGAACAGGACCCAAGGGCAAGAAGCAAAAACCTGTGAGTGAATATTCTTGAGACTCAAAAGCTGGCAAGTTCTACTCATTTATACatctattttcttaatatttcttttttccatttctcaGGGTTTACCTGGTGCTTCTTCAATGAAGTCCATTCCATACCCATCATCAGGTCCATCTGGAAGAGGGCAAGTTGCAAGTAGAATATCTTCCGGTGCTGTTCCTGAAGGTGCTGATCAATATATTGGGAAGAGAGTCAAAACTAGGTGGCCTGATGATAATCACTTTTATGAGGCTGTTATAACTGACTACAATCCAATTGAGGTATGTATGCTTATTgatttaggcttttttttttttcaagtggttATGTAGCTCACTTATAACCATTGTTAGGGGCGGCATGCTCTGGTATATGATATGGGAACAGCAAATGAGACATGGGAATGGGTTAATCTGTCAGAGGTATATGTATTGCTTTGTCAatcagttattttattttaatttttttcttgttttgtttcttgtatGGATTGTGCTTTTGAACTGCAATTTAGCCCTGTAAAACCATATTGCCTAAAGCTTTTATATTGTGGGATTTGTTTTCACtgatgaaaaagaaatgaaaagtagGTTGCACCTGCATTATGTTTCCAGAGTAACAGACCTCAAATTGTGAATGAATGCGTTTCATAATTGCTGTACTTAACTgatactttttattaaattctttagAGTTGCTTAACCCTGACTTGGATAATTCTTTGCTTTGAGAAGGCAATTCCAAATATTTGCACTTGTCTGGTTTCTTTTCTACTCTCGTGGATTATGCCTAAGATTGCAATCATTGAAGTAGTTAGTTTATGATTCTTACATTGCAAGAAGCAAAAGATTGCTCATATCAGAAGGCTGATGAAGTAGCTCAATGATGTATCTGAAAGTATGATGAAATGGCATGAAGGATGAcagttattttataaccaaatatatatatatgtgtgtgtggcTTTCTGAACCAAAAAACAAGCTCCAAGGTTTACAAAGACAGCATGCAAGCCTTTTGTAGAAAcgcattaattaaaatatcatgtaGATCCAGCGTTCAAACAATTATGGAGCATGGTACAAATATTCAATTTGGGATCAACTGTTTAGACCATGAATAAAAGAGGTGGTTTCTGTTTAAACTTCCATTGACTGACATTCTTTTTCTTGCAGATCTCTCCTGGTGATATACAATGGGTAGATGAGGACCCTGGAATTTCTCATCGTGGCAATTATGGTGGTTCAGGGCATGGGATAAATAGGGCAATGGGTCGGGATGGTGGTCCTGGTCCTGGAAGAAGTAGAGGGGTAACAAAAGGTCAATCCAGGAAAGATTTGTTGCCTTCACAGAATGGGATTGGAAAAAAGGTGCCTGATGATATCCAAATTCTTCATACAGATACTCTAATCAGAGAAGTAAGTGAAAAATGTTGATGAATTCAAAATGTGTAACTTTTTGCACAGGTTATTTAATCAATTGTAAATTTGAACAGGTAGAGAGAGTCTTCAGTGCAAATCATCCTGATCCTCTTGAGATTGACAAAGCAAAGAAAGTATTGAAGGTCAGACAAAAAACTGTGGTGGATTCTTTTGCCTGTTCCCAATTTCTTTTCCACTTTCACCAGCATATTCATCAAATTTGCATATCTGAGTGGTTAATTCTCTCAAATCAGGATCATGAGCAAGCACTTGTTGATGCAATTTCAAGGCTTGCAGATATTTCTGATGGTGAAAGTGGTACGTATCATACCATCTTGTAACTTTCTCACATGCTTACTTTGCCTCATGCCAGTCGGTTTTCAGATAACTGAAtaatagttgtgtgcttgtaaaaactatttgatatgatatgactaaacagtttccaaaataaataatcatctGCTTTGTTGAAGAAGTAGAAGCATTTCTGGCCGCCCTAGATTTAGATGACCATCATTTTCTATAACCCTCTTGTTCATATCACTCTTGAGGTTAAATTTGAACTTCTTACATAGGCTGTCTCAAAGATCTTGTTTCGGCAGAGGTAGTTGGGAACAGATATGCTATCCTGGGTACTATATGTTTAATAATACAACATTTGAATCACATATTTCCCCTTCATCTATGTTTTTTAGTTGCTAATTCTATTTTTACCACACAGGGTTAAGGCAATAATCCTTCATTCAAAGCTGATCTTTACACAACATTTGAATTACATACTTCTCCCTTTCCATTTCTGAAACcactaatattattttcaccaaacaaataagttataaaatttCTATAACAGTGGACAAAATTCTCGTGTCATAAATTCTTAGTGCTTGCAATCCTTGAAAATGAGCATGCAATCCTTGATAATACTAGACCAGTAGTAGTCCTTGGATAGAACTTCATCCTGTTTGTTGAATGCATATGTGATAATTTGTCTGAAAACAGATGAGGGTGGTCGCCGTTATGGGCAGGCATTGGAGAGAGGATGACAGAACCAGATAACAGGGTAACAGTGACTCATGCAATGGTAGAGAGACAGATCTGACTTTGAAGAATGTCCACCTTTTTGTATAAATCCTCACTAGAATTATATATTCTTCCCCAACATGGAATTGCCC
This region of Populus trichocarpa isolate Nisqually-1 chromosome 9, P.trichocarpa_v4.1, whole genome shotgun sequence genomic DNA includes:
- the LOC7489297 gene encoding protein EMSY-LIKE 3, which gives rise to MDYEPYDSSGTDDDLPPSHQNRIPRGGRVAGNGRPVGGSVPYPRMYGETDMETQIHQLEQEAYSSVLRAFKAQADAITWEKESLITELRKELRLSNEEHRELLARVNADDVIRRIREWRQAGGHQSGMLTTGQAVHDPIPSPTVSASRKKQKMTSSIPSQSFVGPSPSFHPPAVSASHQPSSSAAKRGPGTGPKGKKQKPGLPGASSMKSIPYPSSGPSGRGQVASRISSGAVPEGADQYIGKRVKTRWPDDNHFYEAVITDYNPIEGRHALVYDMGTANETWEWVNLSEISPGDIQWVDEDPGISHRGNYGGSGHGINRAMGRDGGPGPGRSRGVTKGQSRKDLLPSQNGIGKKVPDDIQILHTDTLIREVERVFSANHPDPLEIDKAKKVLKDHEQALVDAISRLADISDGESDEGGRRYGQALERG
- the LOC7488166 gene encoding protein SRG1: MGLEPKNLESSIPVPSVQELASLKLETVPSRYTRDDMDSIIGTVPSDKTLRVPLIDMAKLVDSESQETELQKFHAACKEWGIFQLINHGVSDESLRNMNKQTQEFFDLPLKEKKRWAQKPGSLEGYGQAFVTSKEQKLEWNDMIFLKALPIEDRNLEIWPENPPKFRESLDRYSQDMRQIAVALTRFMAMGLEIESQELYNAYEEGQYQIRMNYYPPCPQPERVMGLTPHVDIPGFALLLDCGDTPGLQVLKDDHWIFVEPLDGAIVVNMGQITEILSNGLYKAPEHRAVVNKSMERRSIVTFCYPNLSFKVGPAKELIKLGSPPLYKTVTVEEYIGCFFNRKLEVPFIDAMKI